The Gadus macrocephalus chromosome 13, ASM3116895v1 genome includes a window with the following:
- the LOC132471304 gene encoding immunoglobulin-like and fibronectin type III domain-containing protein 1 isoform X9, which translates to MMKKSKIADQTAAGQGVDVSDDAQPCERGIKKKSKVPGVMITQFQEELPEDATTPDFTRKPIALTIQEGKLAVFKAKVIGNPTPKVSWGRANGEIVFHPETCQQKFDEVSGEHTLEFNKVDPDDADTYKCFATNDYGRAVCTVLLNVIEVGFRKKKEQKVEEPSELRKQLKKRKPDGTREEKPMDNEEKVWEILLSADKKDYESICIEYGITNFRGMLTRLNEMRKEKEAEVAQFVSHISTLKHIDVKDNDCATIEIDMDLKDPNSKVFLYKDGIMVPFTTELGEELKHSLKRIGKKYVFSIKKLGSEDAGLYSVDVGGVNVFSTEFKVPDVSFAVKIQEVKAVERENAQFQCVLTAPMNEIKWFGKSAPLEDGEKFQILVSEDKLIHKLIVRDVMPLDGGIYAAVAGIKSCNTFLIVEADKDPAGKGKKGARKDTVAGGGNDEELMKIAKDQQAKYEKEMAEKLVAAKKAKEEWEAQQVVDKVQAKADAEARAAAAKARGGAGGAGGDGAVDATGGGGTGVGGGAGGGAGGGAGGGAGGAGGGAGGAGGGGAGGGDGKGGDGGDEDGDEEGAEGEGGKRKKRVRDAPLIPETVVDPGVHFHAGLSDVKAIIGEPAEIECKVSSEECEGFWYKDGEEITSNEDLTISKDGSFHRLKISKVTEETSGTYRFEADGRKTEAVISVEDPPRFSAEDIEAFKAPVTVKKGQKATFKVPHLGREPVKIQWYLDGEELSDQSNIRIDNSEGECRLNLIKLQRKDSGEVKIKLKNEFGSIEAYSELVVLDRPTPPMGPLEIVEASSSAVEVKWRAPKDAGGCKIDNYIVERQQVGRNTWKKLGPIGPEAQYRDIDVEHGRRYCYRFRVETEMGVSEVMESEDVQAGTKAYPGPPSAPKVVSAFKDCINLTWVAPGNTGGTSILGYNVEKRKKGSNLWGAVNPPDQLVKGKSFGVKEVNEGLEYEFRVAAVNDSGAGEFGNPSEFVFARDPKKPPGKVIDMKVTDSSYTTLCLSWTNPKDLPGEQDEAKAFWVEMRPAECPEWERCNMSPITGSTFTVKGMKSMAMYWVRVIALNEGGSGEPCELDNYVLAMPPPVRPRFTNSKIKSLVVVRAGNSARFNVDYEASPWPEVKWLKDGVPISKRVTISNTEGASQLLLPSAERSDTGVFTVMIKNIVGQESFSVEIRVTDEPKPPGPVELDEKVPGTVTVSWEGSPDEKRDDRLYYVVTKRDSTKPTWCTVADRIFNNRFTACNIVPGREYQFRVYAKNDIGSSKPSSSAKWSISTKKVKFTLSESESKACTLERTPKFLVPLKKHNAPQGYECYMTCAVRGEPTPRVTWLRDNISLHTNTNYLISNTCGVCSLLVLTVGPKDSGEYKVIAENQLGRAECSTNLTVKD; encoded by the exons ATGATGAAGAAGTCCAAAATCGCTGACCAGACTGCCGCCGGCCAGGGGG TCGACGTTTCCGATGACGCCCAGCCCTGTGAAAGAG GCATTAAGAAGAAGTCCAAGGTGCCCGGGGTGATGATCACCCAGTTCCAGGAGGAGCTGCCTGAGGACGCCACCACCCCGGACTTCACCCGCAAGCCCATCGCCCTGACCATACAGGAGG GTAAACTCGCCGTGTTCAAAGCCAAAGTGATCGGGAACCCGACCCCCAAGGTCAGCTGGGGCCGGGCCAACGGCGAGATCGTCTTCCACCCGGAGACCTGTCAGCAGAAGTTCGACGAGGTGTCCGGCGAGCACACCCTCGAG TTTAACAAGGTGGACCCGGACGATGCAGACACCTACAAGTGTTTCGCCACCAACGACTACGGCCGGGCAGTGTGCACCGTGCTACTGAACGTCATAGAGG TTGGATTCCGTAAGAAAAAGGAACAAAAAGTGGAAG AGCCCTCAGAACTCAGAAAACAACTGAAGAAACG AAAGCCCGATGGGACCCGCGAGGAGAAGCCCATGGATAACGAGGAGAAGGTGTGGGAGATCCTGCTCAGTGCCGATAAGAAAGACTACGAGAGCATCTGCATCGAGTACGGCATCACCAACTTCCGCGGCATGCTGACGAGGCTGAACGAgatgaggaaggagaaggaggccgAGGTGGCTCAG TTTGTGTCGCACATCAGCACTCTGAAACACATTGACGTCAAGGACAATGACTGTGCCACCATTGAGATCGACATGGACCTCAAAGACCCCAACAGCAAGGTCTTCCTCTACAAG GATGGAATCATGGTTCCCTTCACCACGGAGCTGGGTGAAGAGCTGAAGCACAGTTTGAAACGGATTGGAAAGAAGTACGTTTTCTCCATAAAGAAACTGGGGTCAGAAGACGCTGGACTTTACTCGGTGGACGTCGGGGGTGTCAATGTTTTCTCCACTGAATTTAAAG TCCCTGACGTCAGCTTTGCGGTCAAAATCCAAGAGGTGAAGGCCGTTGAGAGGGAGAACGCTCAGTTCCAGTGTGTTCTGACCGCTCCCATGAACGAGATCAAATGGTTCGGGAAGTCCGCCCCGCTCGAAGACGGGGAGAAGTTCCAGATCCTGGTGTCGGAGGACAAGCTAATCCACAAGCTGATTGTGAGGGACGTCATGCCTTTGGACGGGGGCATCTACGCAGCGGTGGCAGGGATCAAGTCCTGCAACACGTTTCTGATCGTGGAGG CCGATAAAGATCCCGCCGGCAAGGGGAAGAAGGGCGCGCGCAAGGACACAGTGGCGGGCGGCGGCAACGACGAGGAGCTGATGAAGATCGCCAAGGACCAACAGGCCAAGTACGAGAAGGAGATGGCAGAGAAGCTGGTGGCCGCCAAGAAGGCCAAAGAGGAGTGGGAGGCCCAGCAGGTGGTGGACAAGGTCCAGGCTAAAGCAGACGCTGAGGCcagagccgccgccgccaaggccaggggaggggctggtggagccggtggtgatggtgctgtagacgctactggtggtggtggaactggagttggaggtggagctgggggtggtgctggaggtggagcaggaggtggagctggaggagctggaggtggagctggaggagcaggag gtggaggagcaggtggaggcgACGGAAAGGGAGGCGATGGAGGTGATGAAGACGGCGATGAAGAAGGggcggagggggaaggaggcaaGCGTAAGAAACGTGTCAGAGACGCCCCCCTGATCCCGGAGACAGTCGTAG ATCCAGGGGTTCACTTCCACGCTGGGCTTTCCGACGTTAAAGCTATCATCGGAGAACCAGCAGAAATCGAGTGCAAAGTGAGCAGCGAAGAATGTGAAGGATTCTGGTAcaaggatggagaggag ATTACGTCAAATGAGGATTTAACCATCTCTAAAGACGGAAGTTTCCACAGACTGAAGATCAGTAAGGTCACGGAGGAGACGAGCGGGACGTATCGCTTTGAGGCCGACGGCCGCAAGACCGAAGCGGTCATCAGTGTTGAAG ATCCGCCCAGATTCAGCGCAGAGGACATCGAGGCCTTCAAGGCCCCCGTCACGGTGAAGAAGGGGCAGAAGGCCACCTTCAAGGTGCCCCACTTGGGCCGCGAGCCTGTGAAGATCCAGTGGTACTTGGACGGGGAGGAGCTGTCGGACCAGTCCAACATCCGCATCGACAACAGCGAGGGCGAGTGCCGCCTGAACCTCATCAAGCTGCAGCGCAAGGACAGCGGCGAGGTCAAGATCAAGCTGAAGAACGAGTTCGGGAGCATCGAGGCCTACAGCGAGCTGGTGGTTCTGG ACCGGCCCACACCGCCCATGGGGCCGCTGGAGATCGTGGAGGCCTCGTCCTCCGCCGTCGAGGTCAAGTGGAGGGCGCCCAAGGACGCCGGCGGCTGCAAGATCGACAACTACATCGTGGAGCGCCAGCAGGTGGGCCGCAACACCTGGAAGAAGCTGGGCCCTATCGGACCGGAGGCCCAGTACCGGGACATCGACGTGGAGCACGGCCGACGCTACTGCTACCGCTTCCGCGTGGAGACCGAGATGGGCGTCAGCGAGGTCATGGAGAGCGAGGACGTCCAGGCCGGCACTAAAG CATACCCTGGGCCCCCCTCGGCACCCAAGGTGGTCAGTGCCTTCAAGGACTGCATCAACCTGACCTGGGTCGCCCCGGGCAACACGGGGGGCACCAGTATCCTGGGCTACAACGTGGAGAAGCGCAAGAAGGGGAGCAACCTGTGGGGGGCCGTCAACCCCCCCGACCAGCTGGTCAAAG GGAAGAGCTTTGGAGTCAAAGAGGTGAACGAGGGACTGGAGTACGAGTTCCGCGTGGCCGCCGTCAACGACTCCGGGGCCGGAGAATTCGGCAACCCGTCAGAGTTCGTATTCGCCAGGGACCCCAAAA AGCCGCCCGGTAAGGTCATCGACATGAAGGTGACGGactcctcctacaccaccttGTGTCTGTCCTGGACCAACCCCAAAGACCTCCCCGGGGAGCAGGACGAGGCCAAGGCCTTCTGGGTGGAGATGCGGCCCGCAGAGTGCCCCGAGTGGGAGCGCTGCAACATGAGCCCCATCACCGGCTCCACCTTCACCGTGAAGGGCATGAAGTCCATGGCCATGTACTGGGTCAGGGTCATCGCCTTGAACGAGGGGGGCAGCGGAGAGCCCTGCGAACTGGACAACTACGTCCTGGCCATGCCCCCGCCGG TGAGGCCGCGGTTCACCAACTCCAAGATCAAGAGTTTGGTGGTGGTGCGGGCGGGAAACTCTGCGCGCTTCAACGTCGACTACGAG GCGTCTCCCTGGCCCGAGGTGAAGTGGCTGAAGGATGGGGTGCCTATCTCCAAGAGGGTAACCATTAGCAACACAGAGGGAGCCtcgcagctcctcctcccctccgcgGAGCGGTCCGACACGGGCGTGTTCACCGTCATGATCAAGAACATCGTCGGCCAGGAGTCCTTCAGCGTGGAGATCAGAGTCACAG acgaaCCCAAGCCCCCGGGCCCGGTGGAGCTGGACGAGAAAGTCCCCGGGACGGTGACCGTGTCCTGGGAGGGGTCCCCGGACGAGAAGAGGGACGACCGGCTGTACTACGTGGTCACCAAGCGGGACTCCACCAAGCCCACGTGGTGCACAGTGGCCGACCGCATCTTCAACAACCGCTTCACCGCCTGCAACATCGTGCCGGGCCGCGAGTACCAGTTCAGGGTGTACGCCAAGAACGACATCGGCTCCTCCAAGCCCTCCAGCAGTGCCAAGTGGTCCATCAGCACCAAGAAAG TGAAGTTCACGCTGAGCGAGTCCGAGAGCAAGGCGTGCACCCTGGAGCGCACGCCCAAGTTCCTGGTGCCCCTGAAGAAGCACAACGCGCCCCAGGGCTACGAGTGCTACATGACCTGCGCCGTGCGCGGCGAGCCCACCCCACGCGTCACCTGGCTGCGCGACAACATCAGCCTCCACACCAACACCAACTACCTGATCTCCAACACCTGCGGCGTGTGCTCCCTGCTCGTACTCACGGTGGGGCCGAAGGACTCCGGGGAGTACAAGGTGATCGCCGAGAACCAACTAGGCAGGGCGGAGTGCAGCACCAACCTCACCGTCAAAG ATTAA
- the LOC132471304 gene encoding immunoglobulin-like and fibronectin type III domain-containing protein 1 isoform X8 — MMKKSKIADQTAAGQGVDVSDDAQPCERGIKKKSKVPGVMITQFQEELPEDATTPDFTRKPIALTIQEGKLAVFKAKVIGNPTPKVSWGRANGEIVFHPETCQQKFDEVSGEHTLEFNKVDPDDADTYKCFATNDYGRAVCTVLLNVIEVGFRKKKEQKVEEPSELRKQLKKRKPDGTREEKPMDNEEKVWEILLSADKKDYESICIEYGITNFRGMLTRLNEMRKEKEAEVAQFVSHISTLKHIDVKDNDCATIEIDMDLKDPNSKVFLYKDGIMVPFTTELGEELKHSLKRIGKKYVFSIKKLGSEDAGLYSVDVGGVNVFSTEFKVPDVSFAVKIQEVKAVERENAQFQCVLTAPMNEIKWFGKSAPLEDGEKFQILVSEDKLIHKLIVRDVMPLDGGIYAAVAGIKSCNTFLIVEADKDPAGKGKKGARKDTVAGGGNDEELMKIAKDQQAKYEKEMAEKLVAAKKAKEEWEAQQVVDKVQAKADAEARAAAAKARGGAGGAGGDGAVDATGGGGTGVGGGAGGGAGGGAGGGAGGAGGGAGGAGGGAGGAGGAGAGGGDGKGGDGGDEDGDEEGAEGEGGKRKKRVRDAPLIPETVVDPGVHFHAGLSDVKAIIGEPAEIECKVSSEECEGFWYKDGEEITSNEDLTISKDGSFHRLKISKVTEETSGTYRFEADGRKTEAVISVEDPPRFSAEDIEAFKAPVTVKKGQKATFKVPHLGREPVKIQWYLDGEELSDQSNIRIDNSEGECRLNLIKLQRKDSGEVKIKLKNEFGSIEAYSELVVLDRPTPPMGPLEIVEASSSAVEVKWRAPKDAGGCKIDNYIVERQQVGRNTWKKLGPIGPEAQYRDIDVEHGRRYCYRFRVETEMGVSEVMESEDVQAGTKAYPGPPSAPKVVSAFKDCINLTWVAPGNTGGTSILGYNVEKRKKGSNLWGAVNPPDQLVKGKSFGVKEVNEGLEYEFRVAAVNDSGAGEFGNPSEFVFARDPKKPPGKVIDMKVTDSSYTTLCLSWTNPKDLPGEQDEAKAFWVEMRPAECPEWERCNMSPITGSTFTVKGMKSMAMYWVRVIALNEGGSGEPCELDNYVLAMPPPVRPRFTNSKIKSLVVVRAGNSARFNVDYEASPWPEVKWLKDGVPISKRVTISNTEGASQLLLPSAERSDTGVFTVMIKNIVGQESFSVEIRVTDEPKPPGPVELDEKVPGTVTVSWEGSPDEKRDDRLYYVVTKRDSTKPTWCTVADRIFNNRFTACNIVPGREYQFRVYAKNDIGSSKPSSSAKWSISTKKVKFTLSESESKACTLERTPKFLVPLKKHNAPQGYECYMTCAVRGEPTPRVTWLRDNISLHTNTNYLISNTCGVCSLLVLTVGPKDSGEYKVIAENQLGRAECSTNLTVKD; from the exons ATGATGAAGAAGTCCAAAATCGCTGACCAGACTGCCGCCGGCCAGGGGG TCGACGTTTCCGATGACGCCCAGCCCTGTGAAAGAG GCATTAAGAAGAAGTCCAAGGTGCCCGGGGTGATGATCACCCAGTTCCAGGAGGAGCTGCCTGAGGACGCCACCACCCCGGACTTCACCCGCAAGCCCATCGCCCTGACCATACAGGAGG GTAAACTCGCCGTGTTCAAAGCCAAAGTGATCGGGAACCCGACCCCCAAGGTCAGCTGGGGCCGGGCCAACGGCGAGATCGTCTTCCACCCGGAGACCTGTCAGCAGAAGTTCGACGAGGTGTCCGGCGAGCACACCCTCGAG TTTAACAAGGTGGACCCGGACGATGCAGACACCTACAAGTGTTTCGCCACCAACGACTACGGCCGGGCAGTGTGCACCGTGCTACTGAACGTCATAGAGG TTGGATTCCGTAAGAAAAAGGAACAAAAAGTGGAAG AGCCCTCAGAACTCAGAAAACAACTGAAGAAACG AAAGCCCGATGGGACCCGCGAGGAGAAGCCCATGGATAACGAGGAGAAGGTGTGGGAGATCCTGCTCAGTGCCGATAAGAAAGACTACGAGAGCATCTGCATCGAGTACGGCATCACCAACTTCCGCGGCATGCTGACGAGGCTGAACGAgatgaggaaggagaaggaggccgAGGTGGCTCAG TTTGTGTCGCACATCAGCACTCTGAAACACATTGACGTCAAGGACAATGACTGTGCCACCATTGAGATCGACATGGACCTCAAAGACCCCAACAGCAAGGTCTTCCTCTACAAG GATGGAATCATGGTTCCCTTCACCACGGAGCTGGGTGAAGAGCTGAAGCACAGTTTGAAACGGATTGGAAAGAAGTACGTTTTCTCCATAAAGAAACTGGGGTCAGAAGACGCTGGACTTTACTCGGTGGACGTCGGGGGTGTCAATGTTTTCTCCACTGAATTTAAAG TCCCTGACGTCAGCTTTGCGGTCAAAATCCAAGAGGTGAAGGCCGTTGAGAGGGAGAACGCTCAGTTCCAGTGTGTTCTGACCGCTCCCATGAACGAGATCAAATGGTTCGGGAAGTCCGCCCCGCTCGAAGACGGGGAGAAGTTCCAGATCCTGGTGTCGGAGGACAAGCTAATCCACAAGCTGATTGTGAGGGACGTCATGCCTTTGGACGGGGGCATCTACGCAGCGGTGGCAGGGATCAAGTCCTGCAACACGTTTCTGATCGTGGAGG CCGATAAAGATCCCGCCGGCAAGGGGAAGAAGGGCGCGCGCAAGGACACAGTGGCGGGCGGCGGCAACGACGAGGAGCTGATGAAGATCGCCAAGGACCAACAGGCCAAGTACGAGAAGGAGATGGCAGAGAAGCTGGTGGCCGCCAAGAAGGCCAAAGAGGAGTGGGAGGCCCAGCAGGTGGTGGACAAGGTCCAGGCTAAAGCAGACGCTGAGGCcagagccgccgccgccaaggccaggggaggggctggtggagccggtggtgatggtgctgtagacgctactggtggtggtggaactggagttggaggtggagctgggggtggtgctggaggtggagcaggaggtggagctggaggagctggaggtggagctggaggagcaggaggtggagctggaggagcaggaggagcaggag caggtggaggcgACGGAAAGGGAGGCGATGGAGGTGATGAAGACGGCGATGAAGAAGGggcggagggggaaggaggcaaGCGTAAGAAACGTGTCAGAGACGCCCCCCTGATCCCGGAGACAGTCGTAG ATCCAGGGGTTCACTTCCACGCTGGGCTTTCCGACGTTAAAGCTATCATCGGAGAACCAGCAGAAATCGAGTGCAAAGTGAGCAGCGAAGAATGTGAAGGATTCTGGTAcaaggatggagaggag ATTACGTCAAATGAGGATTTAACCATCTCTAAAGACGGAAGTTTCCACAGACTGAAGATCAGTAAGGTCACGGAGGAGACGAGCGGGACGTATCGCTTTGAGGCCGACGGCCGCAAGACCGAAGCGGTCATCAGTGTTGAAG ATCCGCCCAGATTCAGCGCAGAGGACATCGAGGCCTTCAAGGCCCCCGTCACGGTGAAGAAGGGGCAGAAGGCCACCTTCAAGGTGCCCCACTTGGGCCGCGAGCCTGTGAAGATCCAGTGGTACTTGGACGGGGAGGAGCTGTCGGACCAGTCCAACATCCGCATCGACAACAGCGAGGGCGAGTGCCGCCTGAACCTCATCAAGCTGCAGCGCAAGGACAGCGGCGAGGTCAAGATCAAGCTGAAGAACGAGTTCGGGAGCATCGAGGCCTACAGCGAGCTGGTGGTTCTGG ACCGGCCCACACCGCCCATGGGGCCGCTGGAGATCGTGGAGGCCTCGTCCTCCGCCGTCGAGGTCAAGTGGAGGGCGCCCAAGGACGCCGGCGGCTGCAAGATCGACAACTACATCGTGGAGCGCCAGCAGGTGGGCCGCAACACCTGGAAGAAGCTGGGCCCTATCGGACCGGAGGCCCAGTACCGGGACATCGACGTGGAGCACGGCCGACGCTACTGCTACCGCTTCCGCGTGGAGACCGAGATGGGCGTCAGCGAGGTCATGGAGAGCGAGGACGTCCAGGCCGGCACTAAAG CATACCCTGGGCCCCCCTCGGCACCCAAGGTGGTCAGTGCCTTCAAGGACTGCATCAACCTGACCTGGGTCGCCCCGGGCAACACGGGGGGCACCAGTATCCTGGGCTACAACGTGGAGAAGCGCAAGAAGGGGAGCAACCTGTGGGGGGCCGTCAACCCCCCCGACCAGCTGGTCAAAG GGAAGAGCTTTGGAGTCAAAGAGGTGAACGAGGGACTGGAGTACGAGTTCCGCGTGGCCGCCGTCAACGACTCCGGGGCCGGAGAATTCGGCAACCCGTCAGAGTTCGTATTCGCCAGGGACCCCAAAA AGCCGCCCGGTAAGGTCATCGACATGAAGGTGACGGactcctcctacaccaccttGTGTCTGTCCTGGACCAACCCCAAAGACCTCCCCGGGGAGCAGGACGAGGCCAAGGCCTTCTGGGTGGAGATGCGGCCCGCAGAGTGCCCCGAGTGGGAGCGCTGCAACATGAGCCCCATCACCGGCTCCACCTTCACCGTGAAGGGCATGAAGTCCATGGCCATGTACTGGGTCAGGGTCATCGCCTTGAACGAGGGGGGCAGCGGAGAGCCCTGCGAACTGGACAACTACGTCCTGGCCATGCCCCCGCCGG TGAGGCCGCGGTTCACCAACTCCAAGATCAAGAGTTTGGTGGTGGTGCGGGCGGGAAACTCTGCGCGCTTCAACGTCGACTACGAG GCGTCTCCCTGGCCCGAGGTGAAGTGGCTGAAGGATGGGGTGCCTATCTCCAAGAGGGTAACCATTAGCAACACAGAGGGAGCCtcgcagctcctcctcccctccgcgGAGCGGTCCGACACGGGCGTGTTCACCGTCATGATCAAGAACATCGTCGGCCAGGAGTCCTTCAGCGTGGAGATCAGAGTCACAG acgaaCCCAAGCCCCCGGGCCCGGTGGAGCTGGACGAGAAAGTCCCCGGGACGGTGACCGTGTCCTGGGAGGGGTCCCCGGACGAGAAGAGGGACGACCGGCTGTACTACGTGGTCACCAAGCGGGACTCCACCAAGCCCACGTGGTGCACAGTGGCCGACCGCATCTTCAACAACCGCTTCACCGCCTGCAACATCGTGCCGGGCCGCGAGTACCAGTTCAGGGTGTACGCCAAGAACGACATCGGCTCCTCCAAGCCCTCCAGCAGTGCCAAGTGGTCCATCAGCACCAAGAAAG TGAAGTTCACGCTGAGCGAGTCCGAGAGCAAGGCGTGCACCCTGGAGCGCACGCCCAAGTTCCTGGTGCCCCTGAAGAAGCACAACGCGCCCCAGGGCTACGAGTGCTACATGACCTGCGCCGTGCGCGGCGAGCCCACCCCACGCGTCACCTGGCTGCGCGACAACATCAGCCTCCACACCAACACCAACTACCTGATCTCCAACACCTGCGGCGTGTGCTCCCTGCTCGTACTCACGGTGGGGCCGAAGGACTCCGGGGAGTACAAGGTGATCGCCGAGAACCAACTAGGCAGGGCGGAGTGCAGCACCAACCTCACCGTCAAAG ATTAA